A single genomic interval of Desulfatiglans sp. harbors:
- a CDS encoding TDP-N-acetylfucosamine:lipid II N-acetylfucosaminyltransferase, translating into MKLLHFIPDSPFSVYIKDTFDRVFPDSNIYRTHTLRGDSPAFLEKSPDVEFAGIDYWTSRRMREEVKQCDCLIINSMNPLYIDAILGAPSNVVIFWATWGGDYYRFLSPYMTDIHLPKTRILLEARKGREFIRYWINRMMTAIKDPLKIRSYLGVFLPYLSWRKKLPLDVIPRIDYFHVLPTVRNLFEMAFPGANKQYNEMFFFCAEKTFSAGPTSMNGPDILIGNGATPANNHLEIFDLLDDLDLGSRKLIVPLNRGDKRYAKEIEIIGKRRFGERITILRDLMPASQYYQCIQKCGTVIMNHVRHAAGATIPTVMYKGSRVYLRNENPLKNFYENLGVPVGSVQDDLAERKKFLKPFCDTEKIQIHKVLEARWSDANALQSIGRLADFVKERHSLCR; encoded by the coding sequence ATGAAACTGCTTCATTTCATACCAGACAGCCCCTTCTCAGTTTATATTAAAGATACCTTTGACAGGGTTTTTCCCGACTCTAACATATACCGAACTCATACACTTAGGGGTGATTCCCCGGCTTTTCTTGAAAAAAGTCCGGATGTTGAATTTGCAGGCATCGATTACTGGACAAGCAGGAGAATGAGAGAAGAGGTCAAACAGTGCGATTGCCTGATAATCAACTCTATGAATCCTCTGTATATTGATGCAATCCTTGGGGCGCCTTCAAATGTGGTGATTTTCTGGGCAACCTGGGGAGGCGATTATTACAGGTTTTTATCTCCTTATATGACAGATATTCACCTTCCAAAGACCAGGATACTGCTTGAGGCGCGAAAAGGCAGGGAATTCATCAGGTATTGGATTAATCGCATGATGACTGCAATAAAGGATCCGTTAAAAATCAGGAGTTACCTTGGGGTTTTTCTCCCATATTTATCCTGGAGAAAAAAGCTGCCGCTTGACGTGATCCCAAGGATTGACTATTTCCATGTCCTGCCTACTGTCAGAAATTTATTTGAAATGGCGTTCCCCGGCGCGAATAAACAATACAATGAGATGTTCTTTTTTTGTGCAGAAAAAACATTTTCTGCTGGTCCCACCTCAATGAATGGTCCTGATATCCTGATAGGAAACGGGGCCACACCGGCAAATAACCATCTGGAGATTTTTGATCTGCTTGATGATCTTGATCTAGGCTCCCGGAAATTGATAGTCCCTTTAAACAGGGGAGATAAAAGGTATGCAAAAGAGATCGAAATCATCGGGAAAAGGCGATTTGGTGAAAGAATAACCATATTAAGAGATTTAATGCCTGCTTCTCAGTATTACCAGTGTATACAAAAATGTGGCACTGTGATAATGAACCATGTTCGACATGCTGCTGGAGCAACAATACCCACTGTCATGTATAAAGGCTCCAGAGTCTATCTGCGGAATGAGAATCCGCTAAAAAATTTTTATGAGAATCTAGGTGTCCCTGTTGGAAGCGTGCAGGATGATTTGGCGGAAAGAAAAAAATTCCTTAAACCTTTTTGTGACACAGAAAAGATACAAATTCATAAGGTTTTAGAGGCAAGGTGGAGTGACGCAAACGCCCTTCAATCAATAGGCAGACTTGCAGATTTCGTTAAAGAGAGACATTCTCTCTGCAGATAA
- a CDS encoding polysaccharide-degrading enzyme, with protein MQVKNIKKRISKIWGWAECCMLPLFIITGLLLINACNGGSGSSGDTPPAVINNGDPIQGDEEDETGDEGDSATPVYTWNPSAFTHVYDVGPGKQYAEPGDVPWENLEPSTLVRIYYRTTPYQAKWVINVAATALSPVVVLGIPEGDQRPIISGDDAITRTELDYWNEVRSIIKIGGSSIPDNPDVPSHIYIQGLDIRSARPGYQFTDDAGNTQEYSTNAAAIHIEEGSDITVHDCLIHDAANGLFSGSASSRVRISGNYVYGNGIEDSIYQHNSYTESLGIVFEYNHYGPLRAGCLGNNLKDRSSGTIIRYNWIEAGNRQLDLVETDYDHIANDPAYDETFVYGNVLIEPDGAGNSQIMHYGGDGGDTDMYRRGTLYFYHNTVVSTRSGNTTLMRLSTLDVTALVFNNIIYASAGGGYLAITSGNGQTELEDNWLPEDWQLTHESDLDPGATVADLGNIEGSTPGFLDFSAQDFHLSSGSLARGNAGSLPTDVANYPVEYQYVQHQQIEIRSLESLVDIGAFGY; from the coding sequence ACAGGGTTGCTTTTAATCAATGCCTGCAATGGTGGATCAGGCTCTTCCGGGGATACCCCTCCTGCAGTTATCAATAATGGTGATCCCATTCAGGGGGATGAAGAAGATGAAACCGGTGATGAAGGAGATAGCGCAACCCCTGTATATACCTGGAACCCATCAGCCTTCACCCATGTCTATGATGTTGGGCCTGGTAAACAATATGCTGAACCAGGGGATGTCCCGTGGGAGAACCTTGAACCATCCACCCTTGTGCGCATCTACTATCGCACTACGCCCTATCAGGCCAAATGGGTAATCAATGTAGCGGCAACTGCTCTATCGCCGGTAGTGGTCTTAGGTATACCTGAAGGCGATCAAAGGCCAATCATAAGCGGGGATGATGCTATAACCCGCACTGAACTGGATTACTGGAACGAGGTGAGGAGTATTATCAAGATCGGCGGGTCAAGCATCCCGGATAACCCTGATGTCCCTTCACACATCTATATTCAGGGGCTGGACATAAGAAGTGCAAGGCCGGGTTACCAGTTTACCGATGACGCAGGCAATACACAGGAATACAGCACAAATGCGGCAGCCATCCATATTGAAGAGGGGTCTGACATAACAGTTCATGACTGCCTGATTCATGATGCTGCAAACGGCCTCTTTTCAGGCTCAGCATCTTCCCGTGTCAGGATCAGCGGCAACTATGTATATGGTAACGGTATAGAGGACAGTATCTATCAGCATAACTCCTATACAGAAAGCCTTGGTATTGTGTTTGAATATAATCACTATGGCCCGCTCAGGGCAGGGTGCCTTGGGAATAACCTGAAGGATCGTTCATCCGGCACAATTATCAGGTACAACTGGATAGAAGCAGGGAACCGCCAGCTTGATCTTGTGGAGACTGATTATGATCACATAGCAAACGACCCGGCATATGATGAGACTTTTGTATATGGTAACGTGCTTATAGAACCGGACGGGGCAGGCAACAGCCAGATCATGCATTATGGAGGTGATGGCGGTGACACGGATATGTATCGCAGGGGCACACTCTATTTTTATCACAACACGGTTGTCTCCACACGCAGCGGTAACACCACGCTCATGCGTTTAAGCACCCTTGATGTTACTGCTCTGGTATTCAACAATATTATCTATGCATCCGCGGGAGGAGGGTACCTTGCCATAACAAGCGGTAATGGTCAGACAGAGCTTGAAGATAACTGGCTCCCGGAAGATTGGCAACTCACACATGAATCAGACCTTGATCCGGGTGCCACTGTGGCTGACCTTGGAAACATAGAAGGAAGCACACCGGGATTTCTGGATTTTAGTGCACAGGATTTCCATCTTTCATCTGGTTCGCTTGCAAGGGGTAACGCAGGCAGCCTGCCGACAGATGTGGCAAACTACCCAGTGGAATATCAGTATGTGCAGCACCAGCAGATTGAAATACGCTCACTCGAATCTCTCGTGGACATAGGGGCCTTCGGGTATTGA